ATGAAGCATTGATAGAGTCAATTATGAGTGCGACAGGCTTGTCTGTATTTGACGAAACTGTACAAAAGACGAATATTTTTGTCAACGAAGTCGCAAAAGAACTTAACCTGGATAAGGATAAAGCTTTTCGAGGACTAAGGATAGTTTTGCATAAATTGCGCGACCGAATTCCAGTTAACGAAGCAGTTGACTTGGGTTCGCAATTGCCAATTTTCCTAGCTGGATTTTACTACGAAAGTTGGAAACCTGCGGCTACTCCGACAAAAGAACGCAGCCAAGAAGCATTTTTCGACAGCATCGAGTCAACTTATCAAAGTCAAAATCTCGAACCCGATGTAGAAATCGAAAAATTGGTTCGCGCTGTTTTCAAAGTCTTGTCTAAGCAAGTCAATTCCGGAGAAATAAAAGATGTCGTCTCGATTATGCCAGCCGAGTTAAAAGAACTTTTTCCTCAAGCAGTAAGAGCCTAAAAATGTAGCCAGGAGAAATAAAATCAATCATGAAAATACCTTTAGAAATTTCTTATCGTG
This window of the Oscillatoria salina IIICB1 genome carries:
- a CDS encoding DUF2267 domain-containing protein, with amino-acid sequence MSATGLSVFDETVQKTNIFVNEVAKELNLDKDKAFRGLRIVLHKLRDRIPVNEAVDLGSQLPIFLAGFYYESWKPAATPTKERSQEAFFDSIESTYQSQNLEPDVEIEKLVRAVFKVLSKQVNSGEIKDVVSIMPAELKELFPQAVRA